One Acidimicrobiales bacterium genomic window carries:
- a CDS encoding magnesium transporter CorA — protein SIRQNEDMKKMAAWAAIGIVPTAMAGIYGMNFRHMPELGWRFGYPMALATIFVVCLLLYRNFKRVGWL, from the coding sequence AGCATCCGCCAGAACGAGGACATGAAGAAGATGGCGGCGTGGGCGGCCATCGGGATCGTGCCCACGGCCATGGCCGGGATCTACGGCATGAACTTCCGCCACATGCCCGAGCTGGGATGGCGATTCGGCTACCCGATGGCCCTGGCCACCATCTTCGTGGTGTGCTTGCTGCTGTACCGGAACTTCAAACGAGTGGGATGGCTGTGA
- a CDS encoding nuclear transport factor 2 family protein, with the protein MAVSEGTQEELERQRARWWATVSSGDLDGYLALFHEDAVWVTPELDEIVGREAIRAWLAPVFAQFDYELTITVADVRVAGSLGIERARFVSRMTPKPPSTRPLPVTPPAAAPEPSAVDELGGAHDGDVAPAAAPDAEAAEPQVGDEPASMAEPFAGGDSPAVEPSGGDRPEDAPAPEAALPGDEGDGGDEPEVEEAEVEEVEVEAPLVPAGPDAAEDEPHEGRYLMYWRWHDEGGWLVHRYADVTGVG; encoded by the coding sequence ATGGCTGTGAGCGAAGGCACCCAGGAAGAGCTCGAGCGCCAGCGGGCACGGTGGTGGGCGACGGTGTCCTCCGGGGACCTCGACGGCTATCTGGCGCTGTTCCACGAGGACGCGGTCTGGGTCACCCCCGAGCTCGACGAGATCGTCGGGCGCGAGGCCATCCGGGCCTGGCTGGCACCGGTGTTCGCCCAGTTCGACTACGAGCTCACCATCACCGTGGCCGACGTCCGGGTGGCGGGAAGCCTCGGCATCGAACGGGCGCGGTTCGTGTCCCGCATGACCCCCAAGCCGCCGTCGACACGACCGCTCCCGGTGACGCCGCCGGCGGCTGCGCCGGAGCCGTCCGCCGTGGACGAATTGGGCGGCGCCCACGATGGGGACGTCGCGCCGGCGGCTGCGCCGGACGCCGAGGCGGCCGAGCCCCAGGTCGGTGACGAGCCCGCGTCGATGGCCGAGCCGTTCGCGGGTGGCGATTCCCCTGCGGTCGAGCCGTCGGGAGGTGACCGACCGGAGGACGCCCCGGCGCCGGAAGCGGCCCTCCCCGGCGATGAGGGCGATGGGGGCGACGAGCCCGAGGTCGAGGAGGCCGAGGTCGAGGAGGTCGAGGTCGAGGCGCCGCTCGTGCCCGCCGGCCCCGACGCCGCCGAGGACGAGCCGCACGAGGGCCGCTACCTCATGTACTGGCGCTGGCACGACGAGGGCGGCTGGCTGGTGCACCGCTACGCCGACGTCACCGGGGTCGGCTGA